In Paenibacillus stellifer, the DNA window GCGGAGACGGCGGCGAGCCTCATGCACTCCAGCGGAGAGCGTCCCTGCAGAAATCCATACAAAAAGCCTGCGAAGAAGCTGTCGCCCGCACCGTTCGCATCCTCCAGCTTATATTCGTCGATGATCGGCATCTCGATCCATTCCCCTTCGCCGGTCAGACAGGTCGCCCCTCTCTTGCCATGCGTGCAGACAACAAGCCGTTTGCCTCCCGCCACCAGTGAGGACATCACTGCCTTGTAATCACTCAGATTATCCGAGCTCAGAAAGACATAATCCGCCGCCTCGATATATTCCTTGTGATACGGATTCTCGCCATCATAATCGTGAAGATCCGTCCAGACCGGCTTGCCCGATTGCAGGCACATTTCGATGAGAGTCTTCGTATAGGCGATAATATTCAGCACAATCACATCGCTGCCCTGGATCAGCTTCTCGAGGCGGGACAGATCAAGAGGAAGCCGGGAAGAGGACTGTGTGATGAACATCGAGATTCTGCCGCCGTTCTTGTCCATTAGATTGATATGTCTTTCGGTTCCGGCCGGATCGGGGTCCCATACAAAATCAACGCCCGCCGCGCCCAGCGTTTCGGCAATGCGTCTGCCGTAATCATCCTCGCCGATAATGGAATGGAGCGTTACAGGCACCTCAAGCCGGGTCAGCGGCAGCGCCTTTCCCGCGCCGGTCGAGCCGATCGTCTCATGAAACGGGGCATAATGAATCGTCTGGGGCTTGGGCTCCGGCAGCGCATCCAGCCGCACGATGGAATCATAGGTGGTTCCGCCCAGAATTAAAACCTTAGGCATGTTCATTCCTCCTGTCACTTTGATTGCATAGTCATTGAAATCATTATAGTTCATTCTGTATCTAATTCAATATGTATTTTATATATATCTAATCCAAGGATTGTTTGACTGACACTCTCCTTTTGTCATACTATAGGTTAGAGAAATATCAAATCTATATCTATGACTGGTCAAAATAGGAGTTACGGGAGGGTTATAAAAGTGGAGTCTACCTTGCAGCTTACCGTTCACCCGCCGATGGAGTTTCTGTACGCTCTGTTCGCCGCAGGGACGGGAAAGCATTTTACAGAGATGATCCGTTCCTATGATCTGGAGCCTAGCGATGACATCAAGAACGCGCTCCGGAATATGGATGCGGCGCTCTCCCGCTATCTGAGGCAAGAGCTGGAATATTTCTACGATTTGAGCGGGGTCGGCTATATTCTGTACAAGACGATCGCGGCGCGTCCGGAGCTGGAGGACATCCCTGGACTGCTGGAAGCCTTCCGCGCGAAGTCCGCCCCGGAATTCCTCTTTGAAATCCTGCAGAGCGTCTGCAAAAATACACTTCCTCCTAAGGAAGATCCTGCTTACCGGGAGCTCTCGGAGGACCGAGAAGGGCAGCTTGCCCTGCTGAAGCGGACGCCCTTTCAGGATGCGGAACGGAAGCGGCGGGTAACGGAAGCGGCGGAGAACCCGGAGGAGATCAAAATGCGGTTCGAGCTGCTGCTCTCCCGATTTTATGCGGCGGCTTACGCTCCTCTGGAAGAAGGTATTATCTCGCTGATCGAGCACGGACGGGAAAATTATGAGCGCTCTCTGGGCGAAGACCCTGCCGATTTCAAGCAAAAGTATATCTCCCTGGAGAATACGAAGAATGCGGAGAATACAGAGACTGTGGAAACAGCGAGAGAGGTACAGAAACAGGCAGAACGCTGTTATGTGCACCTCAGCTTCTTCAAATACGTTGGCTGTCACGCCTATTCCTCATATGGCAGCGGGGCGGACGACTGGTTCGTGCTCGGCTTGTATTCCGACCGGCTGTTCCAGGAATCCCGGCTGCTGGAGAAACAGGCTGCCTTCTTCAAGGTGCTGGCCGACCCGAAGCGGATCGCCATTCTCCGGCTGCTGAAGGAGCGTCCCTGGTTCGGACAGGAGCTTGCGGAGAAGCTGGACATTTCGCCGCCGACCGTCTCCTACCATATGGGCTTTCTCCAGCAGACCGGCGCGGTCAGCTTCGTCCGGACCGACAACCGGTTCTACTACTCGCTGAACATCTCCCGGCTAATCGAGCCGCTTCGGCAGTTCATCGGCGGGTTTGAGGAAGAATAGGAAATGGCATAACAGTGGTGAAAGATAGTGAAGGATTAATTCCTAACCCCCCGTGACGGAAGCCTCACCAAAAACAGCCCTCCGGAACATGCCGGAAGGCTGTTTGACTGTGTCTGTTGAAGGAGGATCGCCCGTTTACTCGCTGACCTTGCCCTGGTTGGCGACCTCGGCGGCCTTCACCTGAATCTTCTCCTGTTCGCCGAGATAGAAGCGCCGGATCGGATTCACTTCCTCATCAAGCTCATAGACGAGAGGAACGCCGGTCGGAATATTCAGCGACAGCAGCGCCGTCTCATCGATATCCTCCATATATTTGATCAGCGCGCGCAACGTGTTGCCGTGTGCAGAGATCAACACCCGCTCCTTCTTCATCACGAGCGGCACGATCCGCTGATTCCAGAACTCCCCGACCCGGTGCACCGTATCCTCCAGGCTTTCGCCGCGGGGGATGTCGCCCGGACGGACATCCTTGTAGCGGATGTCGTTTCTGGCGTATCTCGGATCATCCGGCTCCAGCAGCGGCGGACGGACCGACAGGCTGCGCCGCCAAATCTGGAGCTGCTCCTCGCCGAACTTCACGGCAGTCTCACTCTTGCTCAGTCCCTGAAGGGCGCCGTAATGGCGCTCGTTCAGCTTCCAGGATTTCTGCACCGGAATCCAGAGCAGGTCCAGTTCCTCCAGAATGTAATTCAGCGTCTTGATCGACCGCTTCAGAACCGAAGCGAACGCAAGATCGAAGGTATAGCCCGCTTGCTTAAGCGTTCTTCCCGCTTCCTTCGCCTCCTGGATCCCCTTCTCAGTCAAATCCGGATCACTCCAGCCGGTGAACAAATTCTGCTTGTTATATTCGCTCTCTCCATGACGGACCAGCACGATTTCGTACATACTCCCACTCCTCTCCCTTGTGCTTCCTTCTCCATTACAGGCTCCTCTTCCTACTTAAAGCAATCCATAGGGTTCATAAACAGACGGGACCGATTTCGGGCCAAGTTCCTTTCGCCCATTCTCCTGTTGCTCCCATAACTGACTTTTTGCCAAAAAAGAATGCCCAACGGAGCTTCGACTGTCCGGCGATTCATCTTCTCCGTACTCTACGCTCAGGTCCCGCAGTAGGTGCGGTAGGCGCAAGAGGACGGAGCCGGAGGCTCGGCATAGCGGTCCTGTCCGGAGATGTATGCATACGGGTCTGACAGCGCCTCAAGCAGTCTCTCCATAACAGTGAGATCATCCCGTTCCACTGCGGCTTCCAGCGCTTCCTCCACATTGTGGTTGCGGGGGATGACGGCGGGATTGCTGCGGCGCATCAAATCCCGGGAAGCCTCCCTGTTCTCCTGCTGCCCGTTCAGCCTGGCCTCCCAGCGGGCCTGCCACTTGGCGTACTCATCGGAATCGAACAGAGCGGTACCCTCTGTTTGGTTTAGGGTCAAGGAGCGAAACGTGTTGGTGTAGTCCGCCCGATGACTATGCATCAGCTCCAGCAAATCTTCCGCAAGGGCCTCGTCCCCTTCTTCCTCCCCGAACAATCCGAGCTTGCTCCGCATCCCGGCAAGCCAATTGCGGTTGTAACGCTCCATGTACTCCGCGATCGCCTCTTCCGCCATGGTGACGGCGGTATCCTCGTTCTCATGCAGCAGCGGGAGCAGCGCCTCTGCAAGTCTTGCCAGATTCCAGGCGGCGATTTCCGGCTGATTGCCATAGGCATAGCGTCCACGCTGATCAATGGAGCTGAATACCGTCCGTGGGTCGTAGGTATCCATAAAAGCACAGGGACCGTAATCGATCGTCTCCCCGCTGATCGTCATATTATCGGTGTTCATCACGCCGTGGATGAAGCCAACGAGCTGCCATTTGGCGATCAGCGAAGCCTGCCGCCCGCACACTTCGCGAAGCAGCGTAAGATAGCGGTTCCCCTGCGTATCCGCCTCCGGGTAGTGACGCTCAAGCGCGTAGTCCGCCAAGGCGCGAAGCGTCTCTTCGCCGCCCTTCCAGGCGGCGTATTGAAAGGTCCCGACCCGCAGATGGCTGGCTGCCGTACGGGTCAGAACCGCTCCCGGCAGCGCGGTCTCGCGGAAGACCGGCTCGCCGGTCGCCGCAACCGCCAGGCTGCGCGTAGTCGGAATGCCAAGCCCGTGCATGGCTTCGCTGATGATGTACTCGCGCAGCATCGGACCGAGCGCGGCCCGGCCGTCTCCGCCGCGGGAGTATGGCGTGCGTCCGGAGCCTTTAAGCTGGATATCGATCCGCTCTCTGCCTTGGGTAATCTGTTCGCCGAGCAGCACGGCCCGGCCGTCGCCCAGCATGGTGAAGTGCCCGAATTGATGTCCCGCATACGCCTGGGCGATCGGAGTGGCGCCACCCGGAAGCCGGTTCCCCGCCAAAATCTCTGCTCCTTCGCCGCCGCTCAAGGCTTCTGCGTTCAATCCCAGCGCTGTCGCCAAGGGGGCGTTCAGCACGATCAGCTTCGGCGCGGTGACAGGAACAGGATCTGTCTCGGCATACAAAGATTCAGGCAGACGCGCATAGCTGTTGTCCAAATTCCATCCTTTATCGGTTTCCGGTTGATTCGCTGTCATCGGTGTCTCCTTTAGAATTAATGATTTCCATTCCATCTAAAGATTGTCGTTAGTAGAGTTATACTTCCTTCCGGTTTCTATACCCGGCCGCCGAAGGAACCGGACAGTCGAAAGACGCCTAGGGGGAGGGAAGGCGTCCGGAAAAGTCAAAAACCGGAGAAACAAGCAGCTTCTCCGGCCAATCGAAAGGTTATTCTGGTTCAGTGTCATTGAAGAGTCCCCGTTCAAACCGGCAGACTCCGCCGATAACCGGAGGCCTCCGCCGCACGCCACTGCATCCGGTCTGCGGCAAATTCCGCCGCTCCGCAAAGTCACTGAGCTAAAGGGGAAATCAGCGGATTTCGGACGGGCTTTTTCCCGTATGCTGCTTGAACTGGCGGCTGAAGAAAAAAATATCGCGGTATCCCAGCGCGTCGGCGACCTCCGTCACGTTCATGCCGGCGTACAGCAGCAGATGCTGGGCACGTTCGATCCGGGTTCTGATGATGTAGGACTGGACCGAGGAGCCGATCAGTTCCTTGAATTTGATCGAGAAATACCTTGGCGACAGGCCCGCCCGCGCAGCCAGCTCCTCCACCCTGTGCGGTGTGCCCGGATTCTGGCTGATATAGTTCGCGACCTCATGAATCACTTCGGCAAGCTGGTTGCTGACATTCCGCTCCACCGGCATGGCCATGTCGGCCCGAAGCAGATTGATCATCAGCTGCTGCAGAATCAACCGGCCTTCCTCTTCGGCGGCAAAAGTCTTCACCAGGAACAGGCGCACGTAACGAGCGAGCAGGTGCTCGAACTCAACCGAATCGCCCAGCACCCGGTAAGGCTCCGGAATATCGGTGACTGGCTCGTTAACGTCAAAATGAATGTATGTAATGACAAGCGGCCTTTGCGGATTATGCGTCGCGCTGGTGTGATCACCCGGACGAAACAGGAAGCAGCTTCCTTTCCCCACCTTATATGCCGTCCCGTTGCGAGTCACCGTGCCTTCACCGCTCCACACATAGAATAAGTCGTAGTTGGGCAGCGGCTTCTCCCTTTTCTGCCATCTCCATCCCGGCTCGCAGACGATTTTGGCCAAAGCGGGGAGGATCACAAAAGCGGACGGCGGCACATGAAGCATCGTTTCTCCTCTCCCTTCAGACATTTCCTTAATCATACATCTTCACGTTTCATTTTGCACATCAGCCCAGGCTTCGGCGAGCCGGCGTACCCCTTCTCTCAGTCCGGACCCGTCCAGATGGGAAAAAGCAAAGCACGCCGCCGGCTCTGCCGCCTCCATCCGGTATCGCGCCGCGTCCCGGAAATCCGCCCCCCGCAGGAGGGCCGCCCGCTTAAAGCGGCCGAAGGCTTCTTCGCTGCGAAGCCAGCGGGCGTATATATGCAACCCCGCATCGCCGGGCAGCGGCTCGAACAGGCCGGCCGGCAGACCGGCCAGCAGCTCGCGCAGCAGGCGGCCGCGCTCGCCGAAGAGGCGGGACATCCGCCGGATATGCCGGGCGTAATGTCCCAGCGCCATGAAGCGGGCCAGTGCCCGCTGTTCCAGAAGCCCGGCGGGGAGCGGCTCGTACAGGGCTTTCGCCCGGATGGCCGGACCTGTCAGGGAAGGCGGGAGCACCGCGTAGCCGATACGCAGGCCGGCGAACATCGTGTTGGAGAACGAGCCGACATACACGACCCGTTCTCCACGGTCGAGCGCCTTCAGCGGCTCGACTGGCCGGCCGGACCAGCGGAACTCGCTGTCATAATCGTCCTCGATGATGACGGCGCGCCGGGCGGCGGCCCATTCCAGCAGCCTGCGGCGGCGGTCCAGCGGCAGCACGGCTCCCGTCGGATACTGCCGGCTTGGCGTGACGAAGAGCAGCCGGGCGTCCCAGTCCTCCGGCACAAGGCCGCTGCGGTCCACCCGGCCGGGAAGCGGTATGCCGCCGGCCGCCGTCACGGCGCGGCGGATGCCGTGAAAGCCGGGGTCCTCAACCACGGCCCGGCCTCCCTCGTCCAGCAGCAGCTGCGTCAGCAGGACGAGCGCCTGCATGGACCCGCTGAAGATGATGATGTCCTCCGCATCGCTCCGGATTCCGCGGGTCAGCCGCAGATGGGCGGCGATTGCCCGGCGCAGCCCCTCGTCCCCCTGCGGGGGCGCGGTGAGGCCGAGGGCGCCGCCGGCCCGCCCTGACGCATGCGACAGCGCGCTGCGCCACTCCGCATACGGGAACACCTCCATCGGCATTCCGGCGCTGCGGAAGCTGATGAAGGGGGCTGGCTCCGGCTCGTCCGTCGCCGGAAGGCCTGCCGGCAGCCGCCGGGCCCAGGCGGACAGCGGCAGATCCGGCACCGGAGCTTCGGCCGCGGCTCCGGCCCGGGAGAGTCTTTCCGACACAAAGGTGCCTCTTCCCGTCTCGCCCCGCACATAGCCGTCAGCAGCAAGCATGTCGTAGACCTGCGACGCTGATCCCCGGGACAGCCCATACTGCTCCGCAAGCCTGCGGGTCGAGGGGAGCCGCGCACCGCCCGGAAGACCGCCGTTCAGGATGGCGGTCCGCAGGGCGTGATACAGCGCCAAATATTTGTACCGGTGCTCGGCCAAATACCGGTCCAGATCCAGTACCAGATTCGCTTCCATTTCTTCATCCCCTCGCAACCGTGATATCCAACCGCAAATTGGACTAATAAAAATACTGTAAATGGGCTCTTTTTTAATGTCAATTATCCGGTATGATCTTGAGTATTCCATTCACAATCGAAGGAGCATTGCCATGAGAAGAAAAGAGTTTAAAGTCGAGTCGGAGGAAGAGCTGGAGGCGTTCCTGGACAGCATGAGCTTCGGCTTTCTCGGTGTGATAGACGGAGAAGGCCGGCCGCGCGTGACGCCGCTGAATTTTGTGTATACGGGAGGCAATCTGTACTTTCACGGCAGCCGGGCCGGGGGCAAGATGGAGGCGATCGCCCGCCAGCCCCAGGTCTGCTTCACCATTGCGGACGAATTTGCGCTCATCCCCTCATATTTTACCGACCCTGAAATGGCTTGTCCGGCGTCCGCTTTCTTCAAAAGCGTAACGATCTTCGGCCGCGCCGAAATCGTGGAGGACCTGAGCGAGAAAGCTCTTGCGCTCGGCTGTTTCATGAAGAAGCTGCAGCCCGAGGGCGGATACGAGCCTATTGAAGCGGATCATCCGAAATACCGGCCCCAGCTAAAAGCCGTCGCCGTTGTGCGGATAGTGCCGGATGAAATCACCGCCAAATTCAAATTCGGCCAGAATATGAAGGAGGATGACAGGAACGCCGTCATCAGCGGTCTTGAAGCGAGAGATGGCGAACGGGACGCCGAGACAATCGAGATGATGAAGCGGTACTGCCCGTATCATGCCGGACTGGATACCGAAGAAGCCTGACGATGAAATGAACAGAGATCACCCGGAATGACGGGGGTCTCTTTTTTGTCTGTAAACCCTCAGTCGAAAAGCGCAAAAATTGTCTCCATTTTTTTTGGAAATCCTCCTTTTCACAAGTGACTCTTCCGTAAGGCAGATGATATAATGTTAGGCAATGTTAGAGCGTTCACTCACATCAGGCTGCTAAGATTTCAAGATAACCGGAAGGATGAAACCGATGAATCCACAGGCTGGACAATTGAATGAGAGCATCAAGGCCGGGAACAGGCATGTGTACGATATGCTGTCCTCTCTCGGCAGAGAAATCTATTTTCCCAAGGTTGGCATTCTGAGCCAATCTGCTGAAGCAACTGCAAATGCCAAAAAATACAACGCCACGATCGGCATCGCCACCGAGAACGGAGGCCCGATGCATCTGGGCGTTATTCAGGATAAACTCTCCGCTTATTCGCCGAAGGATCTGTACGGCTACGCTCCTCCTGCAGGCAAGCCCGAGCTTCGCACTGTATGGCGGGAGAAGATGCTTCGCGAGAATCCGTCGCTCGAAGGCAAAGCATACGGAAATCCGATTGCCACCAATGCGCTGACCCACGGCCTAAGCATCGTCGCCGACCTGTTCGCCGGACCGGATGACGCCATCGTCTATCCCGACAAGAACTGGGAGAACTATGAGCTGACCTTCGGTGTCCGCCGGGGTGCGGAGCTCGTGAATTATCCGCTGTTCACCGAAGATATGACCTTCAACAGCAACGGGCTGCTGGATGCGCTCCTGGCGCAGAAGGATAAAGGCAAAGCCATTGTGCTGCTGAATTTCCCGAACAATCCGACAGGCTATACGCCGGGTCTCAAGGAAGGCGACGCGATTGTGGACGCGATCGTCCGGGCGGCTGAGGAAGGGGTCAACATCGTAGCGGTATGCGACGACGCCTATTTCGGTCTCTTCTTCGAGGATTCGCTTAAGGAATCGCTCTTTGGGAAGCTTGCGAACATTCATCCGCGCGTGCTGGCCGTCAAGATTGATGGTGCGACCAAGGAGGAATTCGTCTGGGGCTTCCGGGTCGGCTTCATTACCTACGCTTCGGACAGCCCGGAAGTTCTGGCCGCTCTGGAGCAGAAGACGCTTGGCATCATCCGCGCGACCATTTCCAGCGGTTCGCATCCGTCCCAGACCTTTGTGCTGGACGCTCTGAAGGCTCCGAAATTCGAAGCCCAGAAGGAAGAGAAATTCCGGATCATGAAGGGACGCGCGAACAAGGTCAAGGCGCTGCTCGACAGCGGCAAATACGGAGATGAGGCCTGGACGTACTACCCGTTCAACTCCGGCTATTTCATGTGTCTGAAGCTGAAGACCGTGAATGCGGAGGAGCTTCGCCAGCATCTCATCCACCAATACGGCCTTGGCACAATCGCGCTTGGCGAGACCGATCTGCGCATCGCCTTCTCCTGCATTGCCGAAGAGAACCTGGAGGATCTGTTCGATCTCGTGTACGCTGGCGTACGCGATTTGGAGAAAGCCCGAGCGCTCTAAATGCCATCCGCCACCGCGCTTTACCGCCGCTTTTGCGGCGGCTTTTTTTACTTTAACCAGCTGATTCGATCCGATAAAATAACGTGGTGCCCCTTACCCCATTTTTCAACAAAGGAGTCGATTTTCATATGTCAACCGTAGCCTTTATTCTCGTACTGATCGTTGCCGCCGAGCATCTCTACATCATGATCCTGGAGATGTTTCTGTTCGGAACTCCCGTCTTCAAGCGCACCTTCCGCACACCGGACTCTCTAATGCGCGATCGCAACGTCAAAGTAATGATGGCCAACCAGGGATTGTATAATGGCTTCCTCGCGGCGGGATTGCTGTGGGGGCTGTTCTTCGCAGGCGATTCCGGCAGGTCGATCCAGCTCTTCTTCGTCTGCTGCGTTATTATCGCCGCCTGGTTCGGAGGATTCACCGCCCAGCGCAGCATTATCGTGAAGCAGGGACTGCCGGCCATGGCCGCGCTCGTGTTTTTGCTGCTGTCCTAGGGCATATCCCGGGCATATATTGATTTTTTCCCGCTTGCTCCGGCATTGGCCCATACCCCTCCGCACAATGGCACATACAATACGATGTACTCAAGTACAACAACCTCTCACCGAAAGGGGAATGAACATGAGCGAAGAAGCAAGAGGCGGATACGGATACGGACCTTTCACCAGCACTGGTGCAATCCTGGTTCTCTTCATCCTGCTGGTTATCATCAGCCGTTCTCTGTTCGTCTAATCGACCGCAGACTCCATCACCGGGAGGGCGCCTA includes these proteins:
- a CDS encoding carbohydrate kinase family protein — translated: MPKVLILGGTTYDSIVRLDALPEPKPQTIHYAPFHETIGSTGAGKALPLTRLEVPVTLHSIIGEDDYGRRIAETLGAAGVDFVWDPDPAGTERHINLMDKNGGRISMFITQSSSRLPLDLSRLEKLIQGSDVIVLNIIAYTKTLIEMCLQSGKPVWTDLHDYDGENPYHKEYIEAADYVFLSSDNLSDYKAVMSSLVAGGKRLVVCTHGKRGATCLTGEGEWIEMPIIDEYKLEDANGAGDSFFAGFLYGFLQGRSPLECMRLAAVSAGLCVTSQELAYPGLGRELLEREAARHFS
- a CDS encoding ArsR/SmtB family transcription factor, producing MESTLQLTVHPPMEFLYALFAAGTGKHFTEMIRSYDLEPSDDIKNALRNMDAALSRYLRQELEYFYDLSGVGYILYKTIAARPELEDIPGLLEAFRAKSAPEFLFEILQSVCKNTLPPKEDPAYRELSEDREGQLALLKRTPFQDAERKRRVTEAAENPEEIKMRFELLLSRFYAAAYAPLEEGIISLIEHGRENYERSLGEDPADFKQKYISLENTKNAENTETVETAREVQKQAERCYVHLSFFKYVGCHAYSSYGSGADDWFVLGLYSDRLFQESRLLEKQAAFFKVLADPKRIAILRLLKERPWFGQELAEKLDISPPTVSYHMGFLQQTGAVSFVRTDNRFYYSLNISRLIEPLRQFIGGFEEE
- the gpmA gene encoding 2,3-diphosphoglycerate-dependent phosphoglycerate mutase — its product is MYEIVLVRHGESEYNKQNLFTGWSDPDLTEKGIQEAKEAGRTLKQAGYTFDLAFASVLKRSIKTLNYILEELDLLWIPVQKSWKLNERHYGALQGLSKSETAVKFGEEQLQIWRRSLSVRPPLLEPDDPRYARNDIRYKDVRPGDIPRGESLEDTVHRVGEFWNQRIVPLVMKKERVLISAHGNTLRALIKYMEDIDETALLSLNIPTGVPLVYELDEEVNPIRRFYLGEQEKIQVKAAEVANQGKVSE
- a CDS encoding protein adenylyltransferase SelO, whose product is MTANQPETDKGWNLDNSYARLPESLYAETDPVPVTAPKLIVLNAPLATALGLNAEALSGGEGAEILAGNRLPGGATPIAQAYAGHQFGHFTMLGDGRAVLLGEQITQGRERIDIQLKGSGRTPYSRGGDGRAALGPMLREYIISEAMHGLGIPTTRSLAVAATGEPVFRETALPGAVLTRTAASHLRVGTFQYAAWKGGEETLRALADYALERHYPEADTQGNRYLTLLREVCGRQASLIAKWQLVGFIHGVMNTDNMTISGETIDYGPCAFMDTYDPRTVFSSIDQRGRYAYGNQPEIAAWNLARLAEALLPLLHENEDTAVTMAEEAIAEYMERYNRNWLAGMRSKLGLFGEEEGDEALAEDLLELMHSHRADYTNTFRSLTLNQTEGTALFDSDEYAKWQARWEARLNGQQENREASRDLMRRSNPAVIPRNHNVEEALEAAVERDDLTVMERLLEALSDPYAYISGQDRYAEPPAPSSCAYRTYCGT
- a CDS encoding helix-turn-helix domain-containing protein, producing MLHVPPSAFVILPALAKIVCEPGWRWQKREKPLPNYDLFYVWSGEGTVTRNGTAYKVGKGSCFLFRPGDHTSATHNPQRPLVITYIHFDVNEPVTDIPEPYRVLGDSVEFEHLLARYVRLFLVKTFAAEEEGRLILQQLMINLLRADMAMPVERNVSNQLAEVIHEVANYISQNPGTPHRVEELAARAGLSPRYFSIKFKELIGSSVQSYIIRTRIERAQHLLLYAGMNVTEVADALGYRDIFFFSRQFKQHTGKSPSEIR
- a CDS encoding PLP-dependent aminotransferase family protein, with amino-acid sequence MEANLVLDLDRYLAEHRYKYLALYHALRTAILNGGLPGGARLPSTRRLAEQYGLSRGSASQVYDMLAADGYVRGETGRGTFVSERLSRAGAAAEAPVPDLPLSAWARRLPAGLPATDEPEPAPFISFRSAGMPMEVFPYAEWRSALSHASGRAGGALGLTAPPQGDEGLRRAIAAHLRLTRGIRSDAEDIIIFSGSMQALVLLTQLLLDEGGRAVVEDPGFHGIRRAVTAAGGIPLPGRVDRSGLVPEDWDARLLFVTPSRQYPTGAVLPLDRRRRLLEWAAARRAVIIEDDYDSEFRWSGRPVEPLKALDRGERVVYVGSFSNTMFAGLRIGYAVLPPSLTGPAIRAKALYEPLPAGLLEQRALARFMALGHYARHIRRMSRLFGERGRLLRELLAGLPAGLFEPLPGDAGLHIYARWLRSEEAFGRFKRAALLRGADFRDAARYRMEAAEPAACFAFSHLDGSGLREGVRRLAEAWADVQNET
- a CDS encoding pyridoxamine 5'-phosphate oxidase family protein, with translation MRRKEFKVESEEELEAFLDSMSFGFLGVIDGEGRPRVTPLNFVYTGGNLYFHGSRAGGKMEAIARQPQVCFTIADEFALIPSYFTDPEMACPASAFFKSVTIFGRAEIVEDLSEKALALGCFMKKLQPEGGYEPIEADHPKYRPQLKAVAVVRIVPDEITAKFKFGQNMKEDDRNAVISGLEARDGERDAETIEMMKRYCPYHAGLDTEEA
- a CDS encoding aminotransferase class I/II-fold pyridoxal phosphate-dependent enzyme; translated protein: MNPQAGQLNESIKAGNRHVYDMLSSLGREIYFPKVGILSQSAEATANAKKYNATIGIATENGGPMHLGVIQDKLSAYSPKDLYGYAPPAGKPELRTVWREKMLRENPSLEGKAYGNPIATNALTHGLSIVADLFAGPDDAIVYPDKNWENYELTFGVRRGAELVNYPLFTEDMTFNSNGLLDALLAQKDKGKAIVLLNFPNNPTGYTPGLKEGDAIVDAIVRAAEEGVNIVAVCDDAYFGLFFEDSLKESLFGKLANIHPRVLAVKIDGATKEEFVWGFRVGFITYASDSPEVLAALEQKTLGIIRATISSGSHPSQTFVLDALKAPKFEAQKEEKFRIMKGRANKVKALLDSGKYGDEAWTYYPFNSGYFMCLKLKTVNAEELRQHLIHQYGLGTIALGETDLRIAFSCIAEENLEDLFDLVYAGVRDLEKARAL
- a CDS encoding DUF1304 domain-containing protein, with amino-acid sequence MSTVAFILVLIVAAEHLYIMILEMFLFGTPVFKRTFRTPDSLMRDRNVKVMMANQGLYNGFLAAGLLWGLFFAGDSGRSIQLFFVCCVIIAAWFGGFTAQRSIIVKQGLPAMAALVFLLLS
- a CDS encoding YjcZ family sporulation protein: MSEEARGGYGYGPFTSTGAILVLFILLVIISRSLFV